The DNA window TCGTCGCTGTGCGTCACCACCTGCCGCAGCAGCGTGTACCAGCGTTCCAGGAACAGCGCACGGTCGTCGAGTTGGATCGCCAGCAGGTCCCGTTCGGTGAAGCGTTCCTTTGCGAACAGGTCGTCGCGGATCTGCTTGCCGCGCGCGCCCAGGTCGTAGCCGGCATTGCCTGCCACGCCCAGCGCCTCGCCATCGAGCACGCGGCCATTGGCGGTCCACAGCCGGTAGGTGGGCGGGTCGATCAGCGACGGGGATGCATCGCTGCGGATTGGCCACGGTGCGCAGTCGGCCGCGGCCGTCGAACCGAAGCCAGTGGGCGGGCAGGACGGTGCGCGGTCCGGGCGCGCGCCGATCAGTCGCCACGCGATGCGGCCGGCGCTGTCCGCGATCACCAGGTTCTGGGTGGGAATGCCGGCGCGGTCGGCGACGGCCAGCGCCTGGTCCAGGTCACCCGCGCGCGCCATCTCGGCAAAGTCCAGGCGCACCGCGCCCGGCTGCTGCGCGGTCCAGCGCAGGGCCTGCCCACTGCCGTCCGGACGTTCGTGCAGGATCGGCCCCCAGTCGGTTTCACGCACGCGGAACATCACGTCGGGCTGTCCCGCCACGCGGATGCGCTCGTTGTGGATGCGGATACCCGGCGCATGCGCCACAACCGGTTGAAAGTCGGCGTTGTCGATGTAGCTGTTGGTGAAGCCCCAGGCGACGTGCCCGTTGCTGCCCACCACGATTGCCGGCAGGCCCGGCAGCGAGAAACCGCTGACGTCGACCTTGCCGCCGGGCGCGGCCGGGTCGGGGTAGCGCAGCCGCACCCGGAACCACAGGCTGGGTGCACGCAGGCCCAGGTGCATGTCATCGGCAACAATGGCGCGGCCATCTGCAGTCAGTGCGCCAGCTACCGCGAAATTGTTGCTGCCTTTCACGTCCGCGTCCTGCACCGCTGCGCTGGCCGCGGAACCGGAACCGATAGGTAACGACCGTTGGTCGTTACGCAAATCAATCTCTTCCGGTGCAGGCAACACCGCATTACCCCGCGCCTCCCCGAACAGCGGTGCGTCCCACTCGCTGCCGTCATGCGCCAGCAGCGCATACAGCGCCGGCGGCACCACCTCGCGGATCCGGGTCATGGCCAGTTCGGTCTGGTTGCCCGGGTCCTGCAGGTCGGCGTACATGGCCAGCCCGGTCAGCACCGAATCGCTGGCGCTCCAGCGTGCCGGTTCCTGGCGCAGCAGCAGGTACGGCCAGGGCCGCACGCGCAGCTCGCCAACGCCGGCATTGACGCCGTCCACATAGGCCTGCAGTTCGACGGCCTGGCTGCCCATCGCCGCATCCAGATGGGCGTCGGTGCGTGCGC is part of the Stenotrophomonas oahuensis genome and encodes:
- a CDS encoding penicillin acylase family protein, which produces MRRWLKRVLGFVLLVAVVGIALVWWLLRGSLAPLDGEHKLAGLQAPVTVQRDALGVVTIDAASPADAMRALGQVHAQERYFEMDLMRRAAAGELAELFGPAAVDVDKRMRVHRLRARTDAHLDAAMGSQAVELQAYVDGVNAGVGELRVRPWPYLLLRQEPARWSASDSVLTGLAMYADLQDPGNQTELAMTRIREVVPPALYALLAHDGSEWDAPLFGEARGNAVLPAPEEIDLRNDQRSLPIGSGSAASAAVQDADVKGSNNFAVAGALTADGRAIVADDMHLGLRAPSLWFRVRLRYPDPAAPGGKVDVSGFSLPGLPAIVVGSNGHVAWGFTNSYIDNADFQPVVAHAPGIRIHNERIRVAGQPDVMFRVRETDWGPILHERPDGSGQALRWTAQQPGAVRLDFAEMARAGDLDQALAVADRAGIPTQNLVIADSAGRIAWRLIGARPDRAPSCPPTGFGSTAAADCAPWPIRSDASPSLIDPPTYRLWTANGRVLDGEALGVAGNAGYDLGARGKQIRDDLFAKERFTERDLLAIQLDDRALFLERWYTLLRQVVTHSDDPALKRLEAATRTWEGHASVDSVSYRITRGFRGRVLKAVSEGLLAPAKAKLGDDYLEPHLAQLEGVLWPLVSERPAHLLPPAHASWDALVADAARGLEGSLVETGPELDKRTYGELNTAAICHPVSAALPAFAKRWLCMPADPLPGDNNMPRVQGPAFGASERMVVSPGHEADGIIHMPGGQSGHPLSPFWGAGHEDWVQGKPTPFLPGKAVHTMTLKP